One part of the Arvicanthis niloticus isolate mArvNil1 chromosome 15, mArvNil1.pat.X, whole genome shotgun sequence genome encodes these proteins:
- the Or6b1 gene encoding olfactory receptor 6B1 isoform X2 gives MDVENQTRVTKFILVGFPGSLSMRAAVFLMFLVAYILTVAENVIIILLVQQNRPLHKPMYFFLANLSFLETWYISVTVPKLLFSFWSMSNSISFTHCMIQLYFFIALMCTECVLLAAMAYDRYVAICCPLHYPTIMSHGLCFRLALGSWVIGFGISLAKIYFISRLSFCGPNVINHFFCDISPVLNLSCTDMSIAELVDFVLALVIFLFPLSITVLSYGCILATVLRMPTGKQKAFSTCASHLVVVTIFYSATIFMYARPRAIHAFNMNKVISIFYAIVTPALNPFIYCLRNREVKEALKKLIYCQAIQSD, from the coding sequence ATGGATGTGGAGAACCAGACACGGGTCACCAAGTTCATTCTGGTGGGGTTTCCTGGGAGCTTGAGCATGAGAGCAGCTGTGTTCTTGATGTTTCTTGTGGCCTATATTCTGACTGTAGCTGAAAATGTGATCATCATCCTACTGGTGCAGCAGAACCGGCCACTACACAAGCCTATGTACTTCTTCCTCGCCAACCTGTCTTTCTTGGAGACCTGGTACATCTCTGTGACTGTGCCAAAGCTTCTGTTCAGCTTCTGGTCCATGAGTAACAGCATCTCCTTCACTCACTGTATGATACAGCTTTACTTCTTCATTGCACTTATGTGCACGGAATGCGTTCTCCTAGCTGCAATGGCCTATGACCGTTATGTGGCTATCTGCTGCCCATTACACTACCCCACTATCATGAGCCATGGACTCTGTTTCCGCCTGGCTCTTGGTTCCTGGGTCATCGGCTTTGGCATCTCTTTGGCAAAGATCTACTTCATCTCTCGCCTCAGTTTCTGTGGCCCCAATGTCATCAACCACTTCTTCTGTGACATCTCTCCAGTTCTTAATCTCTCCTGCACAGACATGTCCATTGCCGAGTTGGTGGACTTTGTCTTGGCTCTGgtcatcttcctcttcccactgtcaatcacTGTTTTATCATATGGATGCATTCTGGCCACTGTGTTACGCATGCCAACAGGAAAGCAGAAAGCCTTTTCCACCTGTGCTTCCCACCTCGTGGTGGTTACCATCTTCTACTCAGCTACTATTTTCATGTATGCCAGACCCCGAGCTATCCATGCCTTCAACATGAACAAAGTTATTTCTATCTTCTATGCCATTGTAACACCAGCCCTCAATCCTTTCATTTACTGCCTAAGGAACCGAGAGGTCAAAGAAGCTCTAAAGAAATTGATTTATTGCCAGGCCATCCAATCTGACTAG
- the Or6b1 gene encoding olfactory receptor 6B1 isoform X1, giving the protein MGALAPGCWKIQPGVTLDTNVVSVSRDILSYSPRHLLQSSGVICTHWFLVGLGSGLLISAQYLNLFFAILSILESVRNCFSHSTPSEAAKPRKARSCVFDMDVENQTRVTKFILVGFPGSLSMRAAVFLMFLVAYILTVAENVIIILLVQQNRPLHKPMYFFLANLSFLETWYISVTVPKLLFSFWSMSNSISFTHCMIQLYFFIALMCTECVLLAAMAYDRYVAICCPLHYPTIMSHGLCFRLALGSWVIGFGISLAKIYFISRLSFCGPNVINHFFCDISPVLNLSCTDMSIAELVDFVLALVIFLFPLSITVLSYGCILATVLRMPTGKQKAFSTCASHLVVVTIFYSATIFMYARPRAIHAFNMNKVISIFYAIVTPALNPFIYCLRNREVKEALKKLIYCQAIQSD; this is encoded by the exons ATGGGAGCTCTGGCCCCAGGGTGCTGGAAGATCCAGCCAGGTGTCACACTGGACACAAATGTAGTCTCAGTGTCCAGGGACATCCTCTCATATAGCCCTCGCCATCTGCTGCAAAGCAGTGGGGTAATCTGTACCCATTGGTTTCTTGTAGGTTTAGGAAGTGGGTTACTCATATCTGCTCAATACTTGAATCTTTTCTTTGCAATTCTTTCTATTTTAGAATCAGTGAGGAATTGTTTTTCACATTCTACCCCATCAGAGGctgctaaaccaag AAAAGCTAGGTCCTGTGTGTTTGATATGGATGTGGAGAACCAGACACGGGTCACCAAGTTCATTCTGGTGGGGTTTCCTGGGAGCTTGAGCATGAGAGCAGCTGTGTTCTTGATGTTTCTTGTGGCCTATATTCTGACTGTAGCTGAAAATGTGATCATCATCCTACTGGTGCAGCAGAACCGGCCACTACACAAGCCTATGTACTTCTTCCTCGCCAACCTGTCTTTCTTGGAGACCTGGTACATCTCTGTGACTGTGCCAAAGCTTCTGTTCAGCTTCTGGTCCATGAGTAACAGCATCTCCTTCACTCACTGTATGATACAGCTTTACTTCTTCATTGCACTTATGTGCACGGAATGCGTTCTCCTAGCTGCAATGGCCTATGACCGTTATGTGGCTATCTGCTGCCCATTACACTACCCCACTATCATGAGCCATGGACTCTGTTTCCGCCTGGCTCTTGGTTCCTGGGTCATCGGCTTTGGCATCTCTTTGGCAAAGATCTACTTCATCTCTCGCCTCAGTTTCTGTGGCCCCAATGTCATCAACCACTTCTTCTGTGACATCTCTCCAGTTCTTAATCTCTCCTGCACAGACATGTCCATTGCCGAGTTGGTGGACTTTGTCTTGGCTCTGgtcatcttcctcttcccactgtcaatcacTGTTTTATCATATGGATGCATTCTGGCCACTGTGTTACGCATGCCAACAGGAAAGCAGAAAGCCTTTTCCACCTGTGCTTCCCACCTCGTGGTGGTTACCATCTTCTACTCAGCTACTATTTTCATGTATGCCAGACCCCGAGCTATCCATGCCTTCAACATGAACAAAGTTATTTCTATCTTCTATGCCATTGTAACACCAGCCCTCAATCCTTTCATTTACTGCCTAAGGAACCGAGAGGTCAAAGAAGCTCTAAAGAAATTGATTTATTGCCAGGCCATCCAATCTGACTAG